Proteins found in one Enterococcus sp. 9D6_DIV0238 genomic segment:
- a CDS encoding glycoside hydrolase family 65 protein, translating to MNFLLFTFTKSNLTVQEKQMDQLISEHTLPLTSMIFPQSFESLALQIKEKSPTIIGAVCDGLSAEFYAAQPQLSPLNAGAEAITKLLSETLNIPVLTAEESASADDLEQAFKEKKEQLCWNLDYFGYTPGKEEYSVESLLTIGNGFMGLRGTTPEMSLSKDHYPATYIAGLYNEEKSEVAGQIVENEDFVNTPNNQYISVQVEGSNEWLTLEHSKLNALHRNLNLKNGLFTAHMLIEDSQQHQLEITALKIVNMAKMNNYSIKYMIKPINFSKKIIVKTMTDGSVYNFNVERYRNLTAKHFHITELAADQNKTSITVQTNQSKIDVQQTSAIMGDFFTANEVTNTVNEETIEQTMTFYAEQDVQYTLEKHVQVTTSIAEQSFKQPSPLATSFDIEFAESTKAWESLWEKSDIQVSGDLMSQKLLRIHTYHLLVSASPFSNNELDVSVTARGLHGEAYRGHIFWDEIFILPFYILHFPQTAKQLLMYRYNRLGKAKENAIESNYEGAMFPWQSGLDGSEDTQKLHLNPLNGEWGEDHSILQRHVSLAIAYNVWIYWNNTGDDLFIKEYGAEMLLEIANFWRSAATFDKETGRYFIDKVMGPDEFHEAYPDSTESGLKNNAYTNLMVVWLFEEIETILSLLNTQEQAKLFTKTGITQENLEKMKDIRKHLGIEINEDGIIAQYEGYFDLKEIDWEQAKATYGNIYRMDRILKAEGQSPDDYKVAKQADTLMLFYNLNKEKIDEILDELGYELPADYLEKNLLYYLNRTSHGSTLSRIVHAQLAEEVKFHDLSWKLYQEALYSDYQDIQGGTTAEGIHTGVMAATIYVTLTTYAGIDIKKEQLSIKPNLPEHWTEMTFNLSRKGIDYQLTVNKTAVQVTASKDTVLTINDQPYPLHGKETQTINY from the coding sequence ATGAACTTTCTACTTTTCACCTTCACTAAAAGCAACTTGACCGTTCAGGAAAAACAAATGGACCAACTTATATCGGAGCACACACTGCCACTTACATCAATGATCTTTCCTCAATCATTTGAGTCGCTAGCACTGCAGATCAAAGAAAAATCCCCAACGATCATTGGTGCTGTTTGTGATGGATTGTCTGCGGAATTTTATGCTGCACAACCTCAGCTCTCTCCTTTAAACGCAGGAGCTGAAGCTATCACCAAACTTTTATCCGAAACATTGAACATCCCTGTGTTGACCGCTGAAGAATCAGCTTCAGCAGATGATTTAGAACAGGCATTCAAAGAAAAAAAAGAACAGCTATGCTGGAATTTAGATTATTTTGGTTATACTCCAGGTAAAGAAGAGTATTCTGTAGAATCTTTATTGACGATCGGAAATGGTTTTATGGGTTTACGCGGGACAACTCCAGAAATGAGCTTGTCAAAAGACCACTATCCTGCAACCTATATTGCTGGACTTTATAATGAAGAAAAATCAGAAGTTGCAGGTCAAATCGTTGAAAATGAAGACTTTGTCAACACACCAAATAACCAGTATATCAGTGTTCAGGTTGAAGGTTCAAACGAGTGGCTAACTTTAGAACATTCAAAACTAAACGCTCTGCATAGAAACTTAAACTTAAAAAATGGGTTGTTCACTGCTCATATGCTTATTGAAGATTCACAGCAGCATCAGCTAGAAATTACAGCTTTAAAGATCGTCAATATGGCAAAAATGAACAATTATAGTATCAAGTACATGATCAAACCGATCAATTTCTCTAAGAAGATCATTGTTAAAACAATGACTGATGGTTCTGTCTATAATTTTAACGTTGAGCGCTATCGTAATTTAACAGCAAAACATTTTCATATCACTGAATTAGCTGCTGATCAGAACAAAACAAGTATCACGGTCCAAACGAATCAATCTAAAATCGATGTTCAGCAAACTTCTGCTATCATGGGCGATTTCTTTACCGCCAACGAAGTTACAAATACAGTGAACGAAGAAACGATCGAACAAACAATGACTTTTTATGCTGAACAAGATGTGCAATATACCCTTGAAAAGCATGTTCAAGTAACTACATCGATCGCTGAACAAAGCTTCAAACAACCAAGTCCATTGGCAACTTCCTTTGATATTGAGTTTGCTGAAAGTACAAAAGCTTGGGAATCATTGTGGGAAAAATCTGATATTCAAGTATCTGGCGATTTAATGTCGCAAAAATTACTAAGGATCCATACCTATCATCTTCTAGTTTCTGCTTCTCCTTTTAGTAACAATGAACTGGATGTCTCAGTAACCGCCCGCGGCTTGCATGGTGAAGCATACCGTGGTCATATCTTCTGGGATGAAATTTTTATTTTGCCGTTTTATATTCTTCATTTCCCACAAACAGCGAAACAGTTGTTAATGTATCGGTATAATCGTTTAGGGAAGGCAAAAGAAAATGCGATCGAAAGTAATTATGAAGGCGCCATGTTCCCTTGGCAGTCTGGACTTGACGGTAGTGAAGATACACAAAAGCTTCATTTGAATCCTCTAAACGGCGAATGGGGTGAAGATCATAGTATTTTGCAACGGCATGTCTCACTAGCGATTGCTTATAATGTCTGGATCTATTGGAATAACACAGGTGATGATCTATTTATCAAGGAATATGGTGCAGAAATGTTACTGGAAATTGCGAATTTTTGGCGCAGTGCAGCGACATTCGATAAAGAAACAGGCCGTTATTTCATCGATAAAGTCATGGGTCCTGATGAATTTCATGAAGCCTATCCTGACAGTACTGAAAGCGGCCTAAAAAACAATGCTTACACCAACTTGATGGTTGTCTGGTTATTTGAAGAGATCGAAACGATTCTTTCATTATTAAATACGCAAGAACAAGCGAAATTATTTACTAAAACAGGAATCACACAAGAAAATCTAGAAAAAATGAAAGATATCCGTAAACACTTGGGGATCGAAATAAATGAAGATGGGATCATCGCGCAATATGAAGGCTATTTTGATTTAAAAGAAATCGATTGGGAACAAGCAAAAGCAACTTACGGTAATATTTACCGAATGGATCGTATTCTAAAAGCAGAAGGTCAGTCACCGGATGACTATAAAGTTGCGAAACAAGCGGATACGTTGATGCTGTTTTACAATCTAAATAAGGAAAAAATCGATGAAATCTTAGATGAATTAGGCTATGAGCTTCCTGCCGATTATCTAGAGAAAAATCTTTTATACTATTTAAACAGAACATCTCATGGTTCTACTCTTTCAAGAATCGTACATGCCCAGCTCGCAGAAGAGGTCAAGTTCCATGATCTCTCATGGAAACTATATCAAGAAGCCTTATACTCGGATTATCAAGATATTCAAGGCGGAACAACTGCTGAAGGTATTCATACTGGTGTGATGGCTGCAACGATCTATGTCACATTGACTACGTACGCTGGAATCGATATCAAAAAAGAACAGCTTTCCATCAAACCAAATCTGCCTGAACACTGGACAGAGATGACCTTTAATCTGTCCCGCAAAGGAATCGATTATCAATTGACTGTGAATAAAACAGCCGTTCAAGTTACAGCGTCTAAAGATACTGTACTGACAATAAATGACCAACCCTATCCGTTACACGGAAAAGAAACTCAAACAATCAACTATTAA
- the treR gene encoding trehalose operon repressor → MNKFHDIFLELEKGILEGDYPPGTLLPSENQLVEHYSVSRETIRKALNLLINAGYIQKKQGKGSIVLNVRKFDFPISGVISYKELQKAQQIHSVTKVVELKEEKVDDALARLTGWKKDAAVWRLVRQREIDGEVVIIDIDYLLKEIIAELPEERAADSIYDYFENDLGLEISYAQKEITVEAVTENDQRLMDLNEDTYIVVVRSVVSLEDTRCFEYTESRHRLDKFKFVDFARRRKA, encoded by the coding sequence GTGAACAAATTTCATGATATATTTTTAGAATTGGAAAAAGGTATTTTAGAAGGTGATTATCCGCCGGGAACACTATTACCAAGTGAGAATCAATTAGTTGAACACTATTCTGTTTCAAGAGAGACGATCCGCAAAGCATTGAACCTCTTGATCAATGCAGGGTATATCCAAAAGAAACAGGGCAAAGGCTCTATCGTATTGAATGTAAGAAAGTTTGATTTTCCGATTTCCGGAGTGATCAGTTATAAAGAGTTACAAAAAGCGCAGCAAATACATAGTGTGACAAAAGTAGTCGAATTGAAAGAAGAAAAAGTTGATGACGCTTTGGCACGCTTAACGGGCTGGAAAAAAGATGCAGCTGTCTGGCGCTTGGTACGGCAGCGGGAAATCGACGGAGAAGTTGTGATCATCGATATTGATTATCTTTTAAAAGAAATCATTGCAGAGCTTCCGGAAGAGCGTGCGGCAGATTCGATTTATGATTATTTTGAAAATGATCTGGGCTTAGAGATTAGTTATGCTCAAAAAGAGATTACAGTTGAAGCAGTGACAGAAAATGATCAGCGTTTGATGGACTTAAATGAGGACACATATATTGTCGTCGTCCGTAGTGTGGTCAGTTTGGAAGATACTCGTTGCTTTGAGTACACTGAATCTAGGCATAGATTAGATAAGTTTAAGTTTGTTGATTTTGCTAGACGAAGAAAAGCTTAA
- a CDS encoding sulfite exporter TauE/SafE family protein, whose translation MYVGIIYFLVIIFANTVGAISGMGGGVIIKPVLDAFHFHALAAISFYSSVAVFTMSIVSTLRQLKNGLTLRVQIALLVSLGSVIGGIAGNSSFEFLLKWFSDEKYVQLIQIVLTIMTLLFAFIYTKFGKERTLQLSHSFWYVITGVFLGFISTLLGIGGGPINVALLMLCFGIPIKEATVYSIITIFFSQAAKLITIAQGSGFGRFDLSLLLYVIPAAVIGGFIGALISGKVSSERVTQIYQVVILLVLLLNVWNGFRLFI comes from the coding sequence TTGTATGTAGGGATTATCTATTTTCTCGTGATTATATTCGCGAATACAGTTGGGGCTATTTCCGGTATGGGTGGCGGTGTGATCATCAAGCCGGTATTAGATGCTTTTCATTTTCACGCTTTAGCGGCAATCTCATTTTATTCTAGTGTCGCAGTCTTCACCATGTCCATCGTTTCGACATTAAGGCAATTAAAGAATGGATTGACGTTACGCGTTCAGATTGCTCTACTTGTTTCTTTGGGATCCGTTATTGGCGGTATTGCTGGAAATAGTAGCTTCGAATTTTTACTTAAGTGGTTCTCGGATGAGAAATATGTGCAGCTGATCCAGATTGTTTTAACGATCATGACGTTGCTGTTTGCCTTCATTTACACCAAATTTGGTAAGGAACGGACGCTGCAGTTGAGCCATTCTTTTTGGTATGTGATAACTGGAGTGTTTTTAGGATTTATTTCTACATTATTAGGGATTGGCGGAGGACCGATCAATGTTGCTCTGTTGATGTTATGCTTTGGTATACCGATCAAAGAAGCGACTGTTTATTCGATCATTACGATTTTCTTTTCACAAGCCGCGAAGTTAATAACGATCGCACAAGGAAGTGGTTTCGGACGTTTTGATTTGAGCTTGTTGCTTTATGTGATTCCTGCGGCAGTCATTGGTGGTTTTATAGGAGCACTGATCAGTGGAAAAGTCTCCTCTGAACGAGTGACTCAGATTTATCAAGTAGTGATTTTACTTGTGTTACTGTTGAATGTTTGGAATGGGTTTCGCTTATTTATCTAA
- a CDS encoding GNAT family N-acetyltransferase codes for MKYHVKDFSELTTKEFFEIAKLRTAVFVVEQNCPYQEIDDIDEHALHTWLQEEKDIVGYTRIIDNGETVSFGRVLIDPNYRKHGLGNLLLENTLNVISERYPEKPIIIGAQAHLTDFYGGFGFKEISEVYLEDDIPHVKMRK; via the coding sequence ATGAAGTATCACGTAAAGGATTTTTCAGAGCTGACGACAAAAGAGTTCTTTGAGATTGCTAAGTTGCGGACTGCAGTTTTTGTGGTCGAGCAGAATTGTCCGTATCAAGAGATCGATGATATCGATGAGCATGCACTGCATACGTGGTTGCAGGAAGAGAAGGATATCGTTGGTTATACACGAATCATCGATAATGGTGAGACGGTATCTTTTGGTAGAGTGCTGATCGATCCTAATTATCGAAAGCATGGGTTAGGAAATCTTCTTTTAGAGAACACGCTAAACGTGATTTCAGAAAGATATCCAGAGAAACCGATCATTATTGGGGCTCAGGCGCATCTGACCGATTTTTATGGTGGATTTGGCTTCAAAGAAATTTCAGAGGTTTATTTGGAAGATGATATTCCTCATGTGAAGATGAGAAAATAA
- a CDS encoding sigma-70 family RNA polymerase sigma factor, with protein sequence MTTEILELVKKARKGDDNAFEKLLKDQYEYIYRTAYHYAESEFEILDIIQETTSIAYQGLRKLKNDQYFYTWYIRILIRTAYKMRSKTKKIVIEDETSLVADIDYSNEIEQEIDLNDSFNKIERKYADVLQLYYYQDFTIQEISNILEIPSGTVKTNLSRGKQKLKQILGGDYFEK encoded by the coding sequence ATGACAACTGAGATTCTAGAATTAGTAAAAAAAGCGAGAAAGGGAGATGATAACGCGTTCGAGAAACTTTTAAAAGATCAATATGAATACATTTATCGGACAGCTTATCATTATGCTGAATCTGAATTTGAGATTCTAGATATTATTCAAGAAACTACTTCCATAGCCTATCAAGGATTACGAAAGCTTAAAAATGATCAATATTTTTATACTTGGTATATTCGAATATTGATCAGAACGGCGTATAAAATGAGAAGTAAAACTAAAAAAATAGTAATAGAAGATGAGACGTCACTGGTAGCGGATATTGATTATAGTAACGAAATAGAACAAGAGATAGATTTAAATGATTCCTTCAATAAAATTGAACGAAAGTATGCAGATGTCTTGCAACTCTATTACTATCAAGATTTTACGATTCAAGAAATAAGTAATATTCTAGAAATTCCATCTGGAACAGTAAAAACAAATCTATCTAGAGGTAAGCAAAAATTAAAACAAATATTAGGAGGAGATTATTTTGAAAAATGA
- a CDS encoding NIPSNAP family protein, with the protein MENKVQEILIYKLKENTGHEFHKIMTEESVPLHKRKGLKIIYCAKSLHDVDSYCLIREFDSLEQLERSQEKFYSDDDWVNGPREKIVSLIVSSSRFISKKGFMS; encoded by the coding sequence ATGGAAAATAAGGTGCAAGAAATATTGATCTACAAACTGAAGGAAAATACAGGACATGAATTTCATAAGATTATGACCGAAGAGAGCGTTCCGTTGCATAAACGTAAAGGGCTTAAAATAATATATTGTGCAAAATCGTTACACGATGTAGATTCCTATTGTCTAATAAGAGAATTTGATAGCTTAGAACAGTTGGAACGATCTCAAGAAAAATTTTATAGTGATGATGATTGGGTAAATGGTCCTAGGGAAAAAATAGTCTCTTTAATAGTGAGTAGTAGCAGATTTAT